From the Methanobacterium sp. CWC-01 genome, the window GAGGCGGTTTTTTCGTGGCGAAAAAATCTTGAGGAGTCTAAATTCTTCTCTCCCTCGGAGGGAAAGTTTATTCTTTATGACATAAAAACCTTTCTCATAAGCCCCTCTCCCAATTACAAAAACGAATTTAAATCTTTTAAATCATAAATTCCTAATAAAAAAGTGATTTGGAAGATAATGAACTTTAAAAATTTTCAAACGGTGTTTTATGGCAAATTTTAGTCATTCTAATAATAAAAAAGGCAAAGTATACGTTTTGGATACCTCTGCTATTATTGGAAGGTTTTTATCATCTGATTCAGCTAATATGACTACAAATGGCGTTATTAGAGAAATCAAGGACTTTAATTCCCGTATTTTTACTGAGGATGCCCTGGAAGATGGTAGGCTGGAGGTACGCGAACCGGAGAAATGGGCCATTAAAAGAGTTCAAAGCATAATGGAAACCTCTGGTGATATACTGAGACTTTCTGAGGTTGATACGGAAATACTAGCCCTGGCAGTAACTTTAACAGAATCTTACGAACCAATCCTGGTTACCGATGATTACTCCATCCAGAACCTTTCGAAAATACTCAAAATACTCTACCGGAGTGTTTTAACCCAGGGTATTGAAGAAGTGTACCGCTGGATACTGATCTGCCAGGGATGCAAGAAGCAGTATCCCCCCCAGTATAAGGGGGAGGACTGTGAAATATGTGGATCTAAACTATTCAAAAGACGAATAAAAGGATCTTAAATGATCTTAAGGACGATCTGCAGATATAAATCGGTTTGAAATTCCAATTTCAGTGTGGGTAAATTATAATATGCTTAGGATCCTAAGGTGAAATGATGAAGATTGGTGTGGTGGTCCACGGACCCGAAATTGTGGATTCAGGATATGCCCTTCGAATACTGGAATTTATGGAAGACTACGGTGAGGTAAAGGCCCGCCTGGGCGGTACCATGGGAAGAACTGCTGTAATCGACTCCAATCTTGAAGGGCGAATTGATATAAGTCAAAAACTTCTTCCCAGTCAATCTATTGACCTTCTCAGCCAAGACGGACAGGATATTATTGTTTTGATTAACTATGGGAAGTCCAGTGTTACCGGCCAGGCCTTTGGCTATAAGGTGTACAGCCATTGCCTCCCCCACATTCCCCTTATTCAGATAGAACGGCCCGGTGAGGAAGATGGTAGTGTAGTGGCCTGGAGGGCTGATCTGCAGGAACTAGCCACCGAGATGGCCCGAAAGTTGGGTTTGAAAACAGTTTCAGCCCAGAAAATCAGAGATTCAATAGAAAAGAGCGATCCCTGTTGGAAGGAAAGTCAACGTATCTGCCGTAACATTGCCGGTGTATCCCCTGATGAGAACATATTCGTTAATGGTATCGTGGTGGGAAGGTCCACTTCCCATGACGTGGCCCTGGTGGCTGAGAATGGTGTAATCACCCAGCTAATTGGCGGGGAACTGAAGGAACATGGAGTGGAAAAGTTGGGAAAGGTGGACTTGGAAAGGGCCATTATTAAGACCGGACTCCTCCGCAAGTCCCGGGTAAAACCACGGATATTACCATCAGAGAAAAATGGTTCAAAACTGATGGTTTCATATTTAAGTCATGCTGCTGAGGATATTTATCGTTTACGGAATGCAGATGTGGTGGTTACAGTGGGAGATGACACTACTCTGGTAGCGGCTGATATACTCTACCGTTTCAACGTTCCCATCATCGGCATCACTGATGGTGACCTGGACAAAGTGGTGGAGGAAGGTTTTAAAGCCGATGGATCCATGGTGGTTGAACTGGAAAGTGGCTGGGATGATATAATTGGTGAAAAAATATTTCTGGAGCTTTTTAAAGGTAGTGAAACCATAGAAATAGTAAATATGGAAAATTTTAAAAATAAAATCCTACAGATAATCAAGAAGATTAACCCTCACTATCAGGTGAGATATACTTAATAATTAACTTACTAAAGTTAAGCAAAGCTACTGGGGTGGATTTTTGGCTTTAAAATCACTGGTTGATTCTATTAAAAATTTTGAGGGAATAACCCGCAAAAAGAGCATAAAAAATGTGACCAGCCTGTTAGGTGACAGCTATCAGACTGCTGGTCGTACGGTTTTAAGTTTTGGTGATGATGCATCGGCCCTGGATATTGGTCACGGGGAATTGATACTCCTGGCTGCCGATGGCATGTGGGGCAAGCTCATGGAGGCTGATCCATGGTGGGCTGGTTACTGTTCCGTCCTGGTGAATGTGAATGACATTGCGGCCATGGGGGGCATACCCCTGGGTATGACTAACGTCATTTCGACCCCTGATTCTGATATATGTCGCGAGATAATGGCGGGCATCAGAGAAGGTGTTGAAAAATTTGGTGTACCAATGGTAGGGGGACATGTACACCCTGATACCCCTTACAATGCTCTGGACGTTTCCATAACTGGCATAATCGGCCGGGATGATCTGATTACCAGTGGAGGAGCCCAGGTGGATGACCAGATACTGGTGGCCATTGATCTGGATGGGGAAGTCCATCCCCAGTTCAATCTCAACTGGGATACCACCACCATGAAAAGCCCGGAACTGGTTCAGGGTCAGATCAGGGCCATGAATGAGCTGGCCCGGAAACATCTGGTTAACTCCGGCAGGGATATCAGTAATCCGGGCATCCTGGGAACTCTTGGAATGCTCTTAGAATCATCGGGGAAAGGTGGAACCGTGGAACTGGATAAAATCCCTCGCAACGAAAAAGTGAGTTGGGAGGACTGGCTTAAACTGTATCCCGGGGCAGGTTTTGTTCTAACCGTATCCGAAGAGAAGGTCCATGAATGTGAAAACATCCTGGAAAAGGTGAATATAACCTGTGGTGTGGTGGGGACTGTTTTGGAGGAAAATAAGTTGTTCTTAACCTGTGATAAAGAAAAGGAGATCGTTTTTGACTTCCAGAGGGATAGTATAATGGGAGTAAAAGAGGAAATTATCTAGGTGAGATTCATGAAGGTTCAGGTTAATGGAGACGAAATTGAACTTACCAGTGGTTCCACCATAAAGGATGCCATTGAAGCTGCCCAGGCCCCCTATCTACCTGGAAGTGTTCTGGGAGTGGTAAAGGGTAGGGAAGAAGTGGAAAGACACGTAAACAAGTACCGCTTGAAGACTCCTCAGGGAAGCATAATCATAGAATTACTCAAAAAATCCCCTCCCGAACTTATAGATCTGTGGAAGGAGCGTTACCATGACTTTTCAGGGTTAAGGGTACGTTGGATAACCTCCCAGGAAGCCTCTGTGGGACCCATAGCCACTTCCCTAAAGCCATCCCATGACGAATACACCTACCAGCGCTGGGATGTTATATTCAGTTTATCAGGATTCACTGCCGATGCCACCCACATCATATTTAGCAAGGACAAACATAACGCGGTTTATGGGGCTCCTAAGGGCAATGATGGGGTTTTTGCCAGGGTGGTGGGCGGTAAAAGAACCATAATGAAGCTTACCGATGATGACCATGTACTGGAGGTCAAACCAGTAGTGGAAAGGAAGAGCATAGTGAAAAGTGCAGCCATCATCGACCTGGAAACCGAGTTATCTGAGGGCAACCAGGTGTTCACCTACCTTCAGGTGGAACCTGAACCCAGATCACCCCAATCGGTGGAACACTTCTACGCACTTTCGGAATCAGGTAAATTACAGGTTGATTATGATTCTAATTCATTCCTGGGATCTTATGGTCTTCAGGGAATTAAGAGAGAAATAGAATGGGTTGCCAAGCGTAAAAGAGGCACTTTAACCCTACGTAACCAGGGTAAGGGTATGGGTCGGGTTTACATATACCGGGAAGACCGGGTGTCCACTCCATCCCACAACGTTTTTGGTAAAGTGGTTAAGGGGATGCAACTGGTGGATATTGCCCGCTACGGTGATGAAGTAACCCTCCAGATACATCCCGAGAGGATAATGACCCTGGCCATGACCCAGAAAGAAGCAGATGGGTTTTTAAGAGCGAATGGAATTAAGCAGATTAGGAGTGGCCTGGAGGATGATGAGGCCGTGGTGGTTCGCCAGGAGCCACATTACACCATGGAAATTGTAGAAAAAGGAGAAGTGACCACTTTTGGGGTTAAAAAAGAGGACATGGTAGAGATAGAATTGTATAACCAGGCTCCTCGTTCTACCTGGTACTTCCAGAAGATCACAGGACTCCTGGATGCCCCGGTAGGCTCCCTAAAAGTTCACTTCGCATTCCCGGGCATGAATCTTATGATGTTCCATGGAGACTCCCGGGAAGCCCGGGGACTGATCCCGGAAAACTCGCCCCAGGGCCAGGCCCGAGCCTGGGAAATTGGATTAACCAACATGTCCCGCCGTCATATTGGGATGCTGGGGATCCGTTTTGAGGACCATGATGAGTTTGGACCCACTGGAGAACCATTTCAGGGTACAAATATCCTAGGAAAAGTGGTTAAGGGTATGGAAAATCTTAAAAAATTTAAAGAAGGGGATACAGTTTATGTCCGAAGAAGAGTCTAAGGTAACCCGGATGATCATTCTGGGGCCGGCAGCCCAGGTAAGTCAAAGCCAAGTGGTGGGGGAACTGCACATGCTGGAACTTCCCCTTACCATAAAATCCACCTGTTACGGGGCGGTGGTTCATGGTAAAGAAGTGGATGTTTTAAAGGCCATAAATGAGATCAGAAAACTGGATCCAGCCAACATATTCACCAAGGATCGAGGATTCCCGCCAGGAGATCCCAGACGCTGCCGGGCCAAGAGAGGTGGGGCTCGGGAGGGATTCCATCAACTGGAAAAAGAATTCGAACTTTTAGGATACGTAGGGGAAGCCTTGGAGTGGCCAGAATCAGTTGAAATAAAAAAAGGCGGTAAGATAAGTCCCGAAGAGTTTAAAAAAATAGCTCAGGAGTGTGAAAAATGAACATAAATTCCTCATCAACTGGAGAAGATATAGCGGAACTGGCCCTGGCCATACACGAGCTGGTAAACCGCCTACCCCTGACTATGCGCACCAAAACACAACCCGGCGTTCGTATAGAGGACGGAAAGGTTATAGATTACAATTACACCGGTCCTACACTGGAACTGGTACTTAAGGAGGGAAAAATATCCCACCAGGTCCCCAAAACAGGGCCATATCAGGGTACACCCGTAGTGGTGGTTCCCATCCATGAAAGAGGCGAAGTAATCGCTGCATTGGGTGTGGTTGACATTACTCAGGGTATCTACAGTGATATCATCCAGATTACCCAGAGACCAGAAGATCTTAAAAAACCTAAGGGAGTCTAAAATGAAAATAGCAATCTTTCCACCGAACTCACTCATCCTAGCCGACCTGGTGGAGCGAAAAGGCCACGAGGCACTGGTTCTGCAGAAAGAGATAAGAAAGAAGGTTACTGACCCGGAAATCGATTCACCACCTTTTAACATCACCGAGGAGGAACCCATTAAGGGTCTTAAGTACGCGGCCATAGAGGTTCCATCCGGAGTAAGAGGCCGTATGGCCATATTCGGACCACTAATCGAGGAAGCCGATGCTGCTATTATCATGGAAGATGCACCATTCGGATTTGGATGTATTGGCTGTGCTCGGACCAATGAATTGTCTATGTACTTCCTCCGCAAGCGAGGAATCCCCGTACTGGAACTGCAGTATCCAGAAACCAGGGAGGAGACCATGGAAGTGGTTAACCAGATAAATTCCTTCCTGGATGGTTTGAAGGCAAAAGAAAAAGCTGAGGGAGAGGACTAACATGGTGAAGATAGCACAAATTTCATGCGGTACTGATTATAGTGGGGTGCAGAAGGAAATAGAAAAGGCTGCCGCTACCTTTGGTGCGGAGATAATCATACCCGAAGCTGACCTGGACTACATTAACGAGGCCTATCAGAAGTTTGGATTCAACGCCGCCAGTAGCAGCATCCGGCTTATGATCGCCCGGGCCATGTCCCTGGTAGAGGGTAAATCGGATGCCGATGCCGTTTTCATTGCCACCTGCTTCCGTTGCGCCGAGGGAGCCCTGGTACGTAATGAGATTCGTCGTTTCATACAGCAAAACACCAACCTGCCGGTGGTGACCTACTCCTTCACCGAGAGGACCAAGGCCGACGAACTGTTCATCAGGATGGAGGCTTTATCGACCATCGTGGCCCGGAAGAGCATTCTGGCCCGGGAGAAACAGGAAGGTCTAACCATGGGGATAGACTCTGGTTCCACCACTACCAAAGTGGCTATAATGGAAAATAACAAAGTCATAGGAACTGGATGGGTGCCAACTACCGATGTTATTGCTTGTAGTCAGGATGCCATGGATCAGGCCTTCGCCGACACTGGCTACAAATTAGACGATGTGGAGGGGGTAGGAGTCACTGGCTACGGTCGTCTTACCATCGGAAAACATATGAACGCCCAGCTAATCCAGGAAGAACTGTCCGTTAACGCTAAAGGAGCGGTTTATCTGGCTGACCATCAAAAGGGAGAAGCCACTGTCCTGGACATTGGAGGGATGGACAACAAGGTCATCACCGTCAACGACGGGATACCCGACAACTTCACCATGGGGGGAATCTGTGCCGGGGCATCGGGAAGGTTCCTGGAGATTACTGCTCGCCGTTTAGGAGTGGATATCAGCGAATTGGGACCCCTGGCTTTGAAGGGGGATTTCAAGCAAGCTCTACTCAACAGTTACTGTATCGTGTTTGGAATACAGGACCTGGTTACTTCCCTGGCTGCTGGTAACTCCAAGGAGAATGTGGCTGCCGCGGCCTGTTATTCAGTGGCGGAACAAGTGTACGAGCAGCAACTTCAGGAAATAGATGTGCGCGAACCCCTGATACAGGTGGGTGGAACCAGCCTCATAGAGGGCCTGGTGGAAGCAGTGTCCACCGTTCTGGGGGGTATTAATGTGATTGTACCGGAATACTCCTCCCATATTGGGGCCGTGGGTTCTGCTCTTTTGGTATCAGGATTAGGGGACCAGATGAAATGAATGTGGAATGCTACGATCCAGAGGGAGCGGCAGTGTATGAGATGATACTGCAACAGGTTTTACAGGATGTTCAGCTTACCCGCTCGGTGAAGGATGTTCAGATCTACGCCGACCCCCGGGAGCCGGTCTTTATTATAGTGGTAAAGATGGAGAAAACATCCCCCCCCATACTCCTAGAAGAATTTGCTGAATATAAATACGATAAAAAGGCTAACGAGGCATTTATTCGTATTAAGGATGAGAAATATTTACCCGCTCTTTTGAAAAAACTTTGGGAGTTGGAGGGCCGGAACAAGATTCACCAACCCAGCCGTATGGAAGTAGTGGTGGACGATCCTCAACATACCATGGCGGGAATGGTGGTTACGGATCCCCAACAGGACCTTAAAAAGAAGGTTTACGACGCGCTCTTCCGGATAATACCCGAGGGTTTCCGGGTGGTGGATCATTACTCCGAGGATGAAATAATCGCCCTGACCTGTACCGATGAGCTCATGCAGGAAAAGTGGATTGATAAGAGCCGGGAGATCATTGCCAAGATGAGGAGTGATTGAATATTATCTAGATTAGGGAGATGAAATGATGAGTGAACCTAAATTTAAAAATGAATCTAAATTTGCCCATTTAACCAAGGTACACCCCTGCTTCAGCGAGAAGATGCACGACAAAGTGGGAAGGGTCCATGTGCCCATTGCCCCCCGCTGCAACATACAGTGCAACTTCTGCACCCGGGAGATCAACAAGTGCGAAAATCGGCCCGGAGTATCCGCCCGGGTCATGAACGTCCAGCAAGCAGTGGAACATGTGGAAGATGTCATAAAGGATATGCGCATTAAAGTGGTGGGAGTAGCTGGCCCTGGAGATGCCCTGGCCAACCCGGAAACCTTCGAGTTCTTTAAGATTATCGATAAGAAATTCCCGGACCTAATTAAATGCCTTTCCACCAATGGACTATTATTACCCGATCGGATCGATGACATTGTGGAGGCCAACGTCAACTCGGTGACCGTGACCATCAACGCCGTGGATCCAGAGATTGGTCAGCACATCTACTCCAACGTATTCTACAATGGAAAACTTTACCAGGGAAAAGAGGCCTTCGAAGTGTTATCCAAGAATCAACTGGAGGGTATTGAGAAACTGGCCGGTAAGGGAGTGGTGATCAAGGTTAACAGCGTTCTAATACCTGGCCTTAACGATAAACATATCATCGACATTGCCCGTGAAGTAAAAAAACGTGGAGCTAACCTGATGAACGTTCTGCCCCTCATACCCCTCTACAAGATGAAGGATTATCCCCGACCGGGATGTGCGGAACTATCTGAGGTACGTGATGCAGTGGAAGAAATCATTCCGGTGTTCAGGGCCTGCACCCAGTGTCGGGCCGATGCCTATGGAGTGCCGGGTAAGGAAGATAAGCACCTAGACATGACCCCCGCCAGCCACTACTAAAGAGACAGTTATTATTGGAGAGTAGGGATCAAGATCCCTATAATTATTCTTTTTGATGGATCTGATGGATATGAAAACCCTGTACTGGAAAGATAATCAGCTTTACCTGTTAGACCAGACCCTGTTACCCCACGAAGTGGAGTATCTGGTGTGTGGAACTTACCAAGATGTTATATTTGCCATAAAGACTTTAATAGTCCGGGGAGCCCCGGCCATAGGTGTGGCCGCCGCCTTTGCCATGGCATTGGCGGAACTGGCCGGTGATGATCTGGAAAAAGCAGCCCAGGAGATCAAAGCCGCCCGGCCCACGGCCGTGAACCTGGCCTGGGCAGTGGACCGGGTGCTTAAATCAGAATCGGTTCTTGAAGAAGCCCTTAAAATGTACCAGGAGGATATGGATACCAATCGGGCCATGGGAAAACATGGAGCCACGGTCATAAGTGATGGTGACACCCTTCTAACCCACTGCAACGCAGGGGC encodes:
- a CDS encoding ribonuclease VapC — translated: MANFSHSNNKKGKVYVLDTSAIIGRFLSSDSANMTTNGVIREIKDFNSRIFTEDALEDGRLEVREPEKWAIKRVQSIMETSGDILRLSEVDTEILALAVTLTESYEPILVTDDYSIQNLSKILKILYRSVLTQGIEEVYRWILICQGCKKQYPPQYKGEDCEICGSKLFKRRIKGS
- a CDS encoding DUF2117 domain-containing protein, yielding MKIGVVVHGPEIVDSGYALRILEFMEDYGEVKARLGGTMGRTAVIDSNLEGRIDISQKLLPSQSIDLLSQDGQDIIVLINYGKSSVTGQAFGYKVYSHCLPHIPLIQIERPGEEDGSVVAWRADLQELATEMARKLGLKTVSAQKIRDSIEKSDPCWKESQRICRNIAGVSPDENIFVNGIVVGRSTSHDVALVAENGVITQLIGGELKEHGVEKLGKVDLERAIIKTGLLRKSRVKPRILPSEKNGSKLMVSYLSHAAEDIYRLRNADVVVTVGDDTTLVAADILYRFNVPIIGITDGDLDKVVEEGFKADGSMVVELESGWDDIIGEKIFLELFKGSETIEIVNMENFKNKILQIIKKINPHYQVRYT
- a CDS encoding methanogenesis marker 2 protein, whose translation is MALKSLVDSIKNFEGITRKKSIKNVTSLLGDSYQTAGRTVLSFGDDASALDIGHGELILLAADGMWGKLMEADPWWAGYCSVLVNVNDIAAMGGIPLGMTNVISTPDSDICREIMAGIREGVEKFGVPMVGGHVHPDTPYNALDVSITGIIGRDDLITSGGAQVDDQILVAIDLDGEVHPQFNLNWDTTTMKSPELVQGQIRAMNELARKHLVNSGRDISNPGILGTLGMLLESSGKGGTVELDKIPRNEKVSWEDWLKLYPGAGFVLTVSEEKVHECENILEKVNITCGVVGTVLEENKLFLTCDKEKEIVFDFQRDSIMGVKEEII
- a CDS encoding methanogenesis marker 3 protein, whose protein sequence is MKVQVNGDEIELTSGSTIKDAIEAAQAPYLPGSVLGVVKGREEVERHVNKYRLKTPQGSIIIELLKKSPPELIDLWKERYHDFSGLRVRWITSQEASVGPIATSLKPSHDEYTYQRWDVIFSLSGFTADATHIIFSKDKHNAVYGAPKGNDGVFARVVGGKRTIMKLTDDDHVLEVKPVVERKSIVKSAAIIDLETELSEGNQVFTYLQVEPEPRSPQSVEHFYALSESGKLQVDYDSNSFLGSYGLQGIKREIEWVAKRKRGTLTLRNQGKGMGRVYIYREDRVSTPSHNVFGKVVKGMQLVDIARYGDEVTLQIHPERIMTLAMTQKEADGFLRANGIKQIRSGLEDDEAVVVRQEPHYTMEIVEKGEVTTFGVKKEDMVEIELYNQAPRSTWYFQKITGLLDAPVGSLKVHFAFPGMNLMMFHGDSREARGLIPENSPQGQARAWEIGLTNMSRRHIGMLGIRFEDHDEFGPTGEPFQGTNILGKVVKGMENLKKFKEGDTVYVRRRV
- a CDS encoding methanogenesis marker 6 protein; the encoded protein is MLKNLKKGIQFMSEEESKVTRMIILGPAAQVSQSQVVGELHMLELPLTIKSTCYGAVVHGKEVDVLKAINEIRKLDPANIFTKDRGFPPGDPRRCRAKRGGAREGFHQLEKEFELLGYVGEALEWPESVEIKKGGKISPEEFKKIAQECEK
- a CDS encoding DUF2111 domain-containing protein; protein product: MNINSSSTGEDIAELALAIHELVNRLPLTMRTKTQPGVRIEDGKVIDYNYTGPTLELVLKEGKISHQVPKTGPYQGTPVVVVPIHERGEVIAALGVVDITQGIYSDIIQITQRPEDLKKPKGV
- a CDS encoding methanogenesis marker 5 protein, whose product is MKIAIFPPNSLILADLVERKGHEALVLQKEIRKKVTDPEIDSPPFNITEEEPIKGLKYAAIEVPSGVRGRMAIFGPLIEEADAAIIMEDAPFGFGCIGCARTNELSMYFLRKRGIPVLELQYPETREETMEVVNQINSFLDGLKAKEKAEGED
- a CDS encoding methanogenesis marker 15 protein — protein: MVKIAQISCGTDYSGVQKEIEKAAATFGAEIIIPEADLDYINEAYQKFGFNAASSSIRLMIARAMSLVEGKSDADAVFIATCFRCAEGALVRNEIRRFIQQNTNLPVVTYSFTERTKADELFIRMEALSTIVARKSILAREKQEGLTMGIDSGSTTTKVAIMENNKVIGTGWVPTTDVIACSQDAMDQAFADTGYKLDDVEGVGVTGYGRLTIGKHMNAQLIQEELSVNAKGAVYLADHQKGEATVLDIGGMDNKVITVNDGIPDNFTMGGICAGASGRFLEITARRLGVDISELGPLALKGDFKQALLNSYCIVFGIQDLVTSLAAGNSKENVAAAACYSVAEQVYEQQLQEIDVREPLIQVGGTSLIEGLVEAVSTVLGGINVIVPEYSSHIGAVGSALLVSGLGDQMK
- a CDS encoding methanogenesis marker 17 protein; the encoded protein is MNVECYDPEGAAVYEMILQQVLQDVQLTRSVKDVQIYADPREPVFIIVVKMEKTSPPILLEEFAEYKYDKKANEAFIRIKDEKYLPALLKKLWELEGRNKIHQPSRMEVVVDDPQHTMAGMVVTDPQQDLKKKVYDALFRIIPEGFRVVDHYSEDEIIALTCTDELMQEKWIDKSREIIAKMRSD
- a CDS encoding radical SAM protein; the encoded protein is MSEPKFKNESKFAHLTKVHPCFSEKMHDKVGRVHVPIAPRCNIQCNFCTREINKCENRPGVSARVMNVQQAVEHVEDVIKDMRIKVVGVAGPGDALANPETFEFFKIIDKKFPDLIKCLSTNGLLLPDRIDDIVEANVNSVTVTINAVDPEIGQHIYSNVFYNGKLYQGKEAFEVLSKNQLEGIEKLAGKGVVIKVNSVLIPGLNDKHIIDIAREVKKRGANLMNVLPLIPLYKMKDYPRPGCAELSEVRDAVEEIIPVFRACTQCRADAYGVPGKEDKHLDMTPASHY